The following proteins come from a genomic window of Mycolicibacterium rufum:
- a CDS encoding DUF4239 domain-containing protein, with amino-acid sequence MGGFGLAGLWMLLAGSLVASVLIATAAIVLADRTLPKTPGEGHNSALSPFLTCVSLVYGALLGFTIVVAWEQFSSAETNVSNEASTIVTMYRQTVGMPLSEQTQMRTLLRKYAHAVEGPEWENSLRSGTGTETARDALNEMYAVLGSQNSSVADNPITQKFLDQLTTLASQRNQRILDATPRIPGLLWSGLLFGGVVLLGIGGFMRLGSARAHLCLLGAIAILLGLLLFVVFWLDHPFGNELGVTSAPFEQSLTVFDSIDRGT; translated from the coding sequence ATGGGCGGATTCGGCCTGGCGGGTCTTTGGATGCTGCTGGCAGGCTCCCTCGTCGCATCGGTGCTGATTGCGACCGCTGCCATCGTGCTCGCCGATCGCACGCTCCCCAAAACACCGGGCGAAGGGCATAATTCGGCGCTCTCCCCCTTCCTGACCTGTGTGAGTTTGGTCTACGGCGCCCTGCTGGGCTTCACCATCGTTGTCGCGTGGGAGCAGTTCTCGTCGGCAGAAACCAACGTCTCCAACGAGGCGTCCACCATCGTGACCATGTACCGGCAGACCGTCGGTATGCCGCTGTCCGAACAGACGCAGATGCGTACGCTCCTCCGCAAGTATGCACATGCTGTCGAGGGACCCGAATGGGAGAACTCGCTGCGCTCGGGCACGGGAACCGAGACCGCGCGCGACGCGCTCAATGAGATGTACGCGGTTCTCGGAAGCCAGAATTCCAGTGTCGCAGACAATCCGATCACACAGAAGTTCCTGGATCAACTGACCACGTTGGCGTCACAGCGCAATCAGCGGATCCTCGATGCCACACCCCGGATTCCGGGGTTGCTGTGGAGCGGCCTTCTGTTCGGCGGTGTCGTCCTGCTGGGGATCGGCGGCTTTATGCGGCTCGGCAGTGCACGTGCGCACCTGTGCCTGCTGGGTGCGATCGCAATCCTGTTGGGTTTGCTGCTCTTCGTCGTGTTCTGGCTGGATCACCCGTTCGGCAACGAATTGGGCGTCACGTCAGCACCTTTCGAGCAATCGTTGACCGTGTTCGATTCCATTGATCGCGGCACCTAG